AACGTACGGGTCGACGGGCGGGTATCGGAGGACGTCCCGACCTCGGCCATCGTCCTCGCTCGCGTCCAGCTGGAACTGCGCCTGGCCCAGGTGGAGTCCGAGTGGGGCACGCCCGTCGCCGCCTGGCAGGGACACGGACCGCGCCTCGCGCGACTGCGGCAGGACGCGGAGGTGCTGGACGCGCTGCTCGCCGTCGCCGCCACCCGCACCGACGTCCTGACCGCCGCGGCCACCTCCCCGGCACTCGCGGTCGCCGCGTGGCACGACCTGTCCGTCGAGAACGCCGTACGCACCCTGCTGCGCGCGTCGACCACCCTGCGTGCGGCCGAACAGTCACGCAAGGCCATCGCGGACGCCGAGGAAATGCTGCGGGCCTGGGGCGACCGGCCCGGTGTGTCGCCCACCGTCGTGCGCGCACTCGGCACGGTCCGCGACCGTGACCCCGATGGCTACCGCGCCTTCAGCGACGAGATGGCCGAGGTGCGTGAGGCCGCCCGGCTACGGGCCGAACAGGACGCGGCCCTCGCTCGTGTCCGCGAGGCGTTCCCCGCCCTCGCCGACCGGATCACCAGCACACACGAGGACAGCGTCTGGGACGTCCGCCTGCCCTCGCTCGCGGAGGCCTGGACCTGGTCCGCGTGGCGCGACCGCATGGAGCGGCTGACCCACCCCGAGGCCGAGCGAACTCTGCGCCGACGGCTGACGGAAGCCGACGACGAGGCCCGCATCATGCTCGCGCGGCTCGCCGCCGCCCGCGCCTGGCACCGCTGCCTCGGACTGCTCACCGGAGATCAGTCCCGGGCACTCAGCGCCTACCAGCAGGCCGCACGGCGCATCAAGGGCAAGTACCAGCACCGCTACCGGCGTGACGCACAGGCCGCTCTGCGCAAGGCGCAGACGGCGGTGCCGGCTTGGATCATGCCCCTGCACCAGGTCGCCGAGACCGTACCCATGGACAGACCGGGCCTGTTCGACGTCGTCATCGTCGACGAGGCCAGCCAGTCCGGCCTGGAGGCCATGCTGCTGAGCTGGCTCGCCGACCGGATGGTCGTCGTCGGCGACAGCAAGCAGGTCAGTCCGTCCAACGTCGGCCTCAAGCAGGACGAGTACTTCCACCTCAGGGATCGTCTGCTCACCGCGCTGGAACCGGACGTCCGCAGCCTGTTCGGCCCCGAGTCCAGCTTCTTCGACCTCACGGAAGCGCTCTCGGCGGGCCGCGGCACGCTCATGCTCAAGGAACACTTCCGGTGCATGCCGGAGATCATCTCCTTCTCCAACGACCTCTGCTACAACCGTGATCTGCTGCCCCTGCGGCAGTACGGCGTCGACCGGCTGCCCCCGATCCGCACGGTGTACGTCGAGACCGGCGAAGCCGTCGGCGCCAACACCCGGCTGACCAACGTCGCCGAGGCGGAGGCACTCGTCGACGCGATCGTCCGCTGCTGCGCCGACCCCGCCTACGACGGGAAGACCATGGGCGTCGTCAGCCTCCGCGCGAGCAAGGGGCACCTCACTGAGCTGGAGAACCTGCTCGCCGAGCGCCTCGACTACGAACAGCGCGAGGAGCGGCGCATTCGCGTCGGTGACGCCGAGGACTTCCAGGGCGACGAGCGGCACATCATGTTCATCTCGTTCGTCAACTCGGCGACCACTGCCGCCGGATCGGTCCCGGGCGGCTTCAACGGCAAGACCTACGAGCAGCGCATCAACGTGGCTGCCTCACGTGCCCAGGACCAGGTGTGGGTGTTCCACAGCGCGCGGGCCGAACAGTTCCACGAGAACGACCTGCGCAGGCGGTGGCTCGATCACCTCACCCGTCCCGCGGAGGAGGACCTCGTCGTGGTCGAGGGCGAGGTCCTGCCCGATGTCCGGCACGAAGCCTTCGACAGCCTGTTCCAGCAGAAGGTGTACCTGGAACTGACGGCACGGGGCCACCGGGTCCGTCCGGGATACAAGGTGGGCCGCCACACGATCGACCTGGTCGTGGAGGGCGGAACGCGTCGCCTCGCGGTCGCCTGCGACGGTGATGCCTTCGCCGAGGGTGAGGACGCCTCCACCGCGGCCGCCAGACAGCGCGACCTGGAACGCGTCGACTGGACGTTCATCCGGATCCGGGGCAGTCGCTTCCACCTCGACCGCGAGCAGGCGCTGGCCCCGCTGTGGGCCGAACTGGAACGGCTGGGCATCGAACCGGTCGCGCCGGAGCCGGAAGAATCCGGCGCCGCAGATGACGCCGCGACCGACGGGGCGGAGCCGACCGTTGAGGCGGCGGCCGGCGGTGAGGCGGCGGCCGACCGTGACGTGGCCGTGACCTGGCACGTGGCCGAGACTGCTGATGTGGCCTGGGCAGGGGCCGGTGATGCTGCCGTGGTCGGTGACGGCGGGCCGTCCGAGCAGCGGGGCGCGTCGAGCCATGAGGCGGGGGGTCGGGACACGGCGCGAGCACAAGCGCCGACGGGAGCGGCGGCCGCCCTCGGGGCGGTGCCCGCGCCCAGGGGCACGGACCCGCGCGAGTCCCTTCGTGGTCAGGCCCTGTGGGCGACGTCTGCTCCGACGAGGCCGCGTGCCATGACCGCCGGCAACGGGGCCGCTCCCACACGGGCCACTGGAGCGACGGTTCCTGAGGCAGCGTCTGCCGTACGACCGACTGGCCCGGCCCGGTCGGCGGTGCCCACCCCGGCCGCACCGAGTCCTCTGCCCGTCCGGGAGATCCCCGCCGCGGCCTTCCAGCGGCTGGTGCGTGAGCTGCAGCAACTCCAGGCGGCGGTCGACGCTCCCTGCGAGCCCCCCGAAGGAGCGGACGCGGCCCAGCTTGTCTTCCTCAGGAAGACCCAGGCCGAGCAGCGCGACCGGCGCACCAAGCGCCTCGCCTTCCTGCGGACCTTCCTCGACTCCGTCGGCGTCGGGCGGGAAGGAGCCATCCCCGACGTCGTGATTCCAGGCGCTCTGCTCCGCCTGGAGTTCGACGGACAGCTGGATGAGGACACGCTGTACACGATCGCCGAACTGCCCACCGAGGAGGCGGACATCGTCTCTCCGTCCTCTCCTCTCGGCCACGCGCTGACCTGGCAGCCGACAGGACGCGAGATCTCGTACGACGCGTCCCAGGGCAGGTCGCGCACGGTCGTCGTGCGGGAGATCCGCGTCTGATCGCGGCCACGGCACTGCGACAAGACGGGCCCTGCCCCGCGGACCCACCCTTCGGGCTGCGGGGCACGGCCCGATGCGGCTCAGCCGGTGACAGGGTCCAGCATGCGGCTCCGCTCACCGCTCCAGGAGATCGCCAGGGCGTCGCGCGCCCGCGTACAGGCCACGAAGAGCAGACAGTGCTCGGCCAGAAGATCCGAACGGTGCTGCACGGCGTCCTCGTCGGCCGGCGTCACCTGCGGCGCGAACGGCAGAACGTTGGACGTCACGCCGACGACGGCCACACAGCGGAACTCCAGCCCCTTCATGGCGTGCATGGTCGCCACGCGCACACCCGAAACCGTCGGCCCCGGGTCGTCCTTGACCGCGACGGCGGGGACGCCCTCCCGGCGCAGGCGGGCGATGACCGCGTCGACCAGTGTGTTGAATCGGGCGCACACCGCCACTTCGGACGGCTTCACACCGTCCTGGTCGATCCATGTGCGGATCTGCTCCACCAGCGCGCGCAGTTCGTCGTCCTGGTTGCCATGACCACGAGCCACCGGGACGCGGCCGTGCAGCTCGGAACGGTAGCCGCGCAGCGAGTCCCGGCCGCCGTCGTCCTCGTCGTCCTCACCGAGTCGGCCCACCGGCTGACCGTCCAGGAGGGACGCGGACCAGCGCAGGATCTCCTCCGTGCTGCGGTAGTTGAGGCGCAGCCGGGACGAACGTCCACGCACGTTGACGCCCAGTGATCGCAGCGACACCCGGGAGTCGTAGATGCGCTGATGCGGATCGCCGACGAGGAAAAGGTCATCCGCCTGCTCGGCCACGCAGGCACGCAGCACCCGCCACTGGGCCGGATGCAGGTCCTGGGCCTCGTCCACCACGACGTGACGGTAGCGCGGCCCCTGCTCGGCCAGAATCCGGGCGGCCTGGTCGCACACCATGGTGTACGTCGCGGAGTCACGGGAACTCAGGTCTGCCGTGAATCGCTCCATGACCCGCCACAGCCGGGCCCGTTGCACTCGCCCCACCTGTGTGCCGCGCCCTCTGCGCACACATCTCAGGTACTCCTCAGGCGTCCGGAGCCCCTGAGCCAGGACGACGTTGCGGAACTCCTGGGACAGGAAGCGTTCCGACCAAGGAAGGTCTTCGCGCGCGGCGGCACGGACCCACGCGCTCTTCTCCGATGCCGCCGACAGCGGTTTCGGCGAGCTGCCCCTGGCTTCCCGGATGACCCTGGCGGCCAGCGAGTCCACCGTCGTGACGTCGACACGCTCGAGCAGATGCGCGTCTGCATCGCCGAGCAGGAGGGCCAGGCTGTCCCGCAGGGCGGCCGCCATGGCGTTGGTGAAGGTGGTGAGCAGAATCCGGTCGCCCTCGCGGCCGGTGCGCAGCAGGTGCCGTACCCGGTGCAGGGCGACGACCGTCTTGCCGGTGCCGGGGCCGCCCGTCACCTGAGCCGGCCCGTTGAAGCCCGCGTGGTAGGCGTGCCGGCGCTGGGCGGGGTGCAGGAAGACGCG
This is a stretch of genomic DNA from Streptomyces hawaiiensis. It encodes these proteins:
- a CDS encoding AAA domain-containing protein; translation: MSQDERGLGDGLRSVGSVYQYDDGLYVRVDDVVPHVLADPEDGHGYRQGDDLVRCTLHLSNGTGRPFDLDGVTLLVRGGPYGKTGRQVHEYSSDVIDDALEGTLRTGRRVSVTWAYSIPAGTAGDLDIEVRFPARDRGSVTFSTASAAATVVGERPVRVTFDQSVLFGERQQSLFADLDDAPKPGTTNGDTYSAAGGQRATVPAVLDAVPAQSAGPARQAARTPVPEVSADGLDAARVRQIFRFLAEAEESKTRPVRTLDGAAGAVWFDELPDDDGVEVMIDGTLAGDDPAWLTVARPEREDAPHPKTLLAPWVDETRIRDFKEPRAPHLRRRIEPDFPDWSRGIPLDKTYHELDEHPQREKIEKLYGAWEQEWLAWAERRRAIDPLVLLYDRLHKMHEDAAGLGEAYELVLGLGRLTWQTTTGQRVERHLITHRATLRLDPSTGTLTAAPDPTGAGLELEEGMLEGAQHVPGAVRETIVEELEGALDVTDPEQLDAVHTALRSWVNAAHSAGSYAPTVERAKPRSLDVPQVGLTPALVLRERSRRSTMDALKAIARQIDAGTPPTALLSYIAGRDGALTAADLAAAEDDGTAQGSDEMYFALPANEEQRTIAERLRSNRLVVVQGPPGTGKTHTIANLVTDLLAQGKRVLITSHTPRALRVLRDKLPESVRDLCVSRTEDGAAAQRELEGSVQRILGEYAGYDEKASRKGIRTLQTRLAQARAAQQAMLRDLAVLREQETHRFEAEIGDYSGSLQEIAERLTTEAGRYDWLGPVPQEQPALSADDALRLLHATRGYTPHHQALAAEVPGPSEFPGPGDFEEAVRIVRSAEDAHAAAREDALCAEYDTAVRSLGESEQQRLSSALDAFSTTRARAAALAASVGDWAATLLRQVMEGQDWQTRSRRAAVTETLAAVDGSLATLGTAMVSGLEQYDPATALAQVTALHDGLGQGQKLRGPLGMRSKLAKTAGAFAENVRVDGRVSEDVPTSAIVLARVQLELRLAQVESEWGTPVAAWQGHGPRLARLRQDAEVLDALLAVAATRTDVLTAAATSPALAVAAWHDLSVENAVRTLLRASTTLRAAEQSRKAIADAEEMLRAWGDRPGVSPTVVRALGTVRDRDPDGYRAFSDEMAEVREAARLRAEQDAALARVREAFPALADRITSTHEDSVWDVRLPSLAEAWTWSAWRDRMERLTHPEAERTLRRRLTEADDEARIMLARLAAARAWHRCLGLLTGDQSRALSAYQQAARRIKGKYQHRYRRDAQAALRKAQTAVPAWIMPLHQVAETVPMDRPGLFDVVIVDEASQSGLEAMLLSWLADRMVVVGDSKQVSPSNVGLKQDEYFHLRDRLLTALEPDVRSLFGPESSFFDLTEALSAGRGTLMLKEHFRCMPEIISFSNDLCYNRDLLPLRQYGVDRLPPIRTVYVETGEAVGANTRLTNVAEAEALVDAIVRCCADPAYDGKTMGVVSLRASKGHLTELENLLAERLDYEQREERRIRVGDAEDFQGDERHIMFISFVNSATTAAGSVPGGFNGKTYEQRINVAASRAQDQVWVFHSARAEQFHENDLRRRWLDHLTRPAEEDLVVVEGEVLPDVRHEAFDSLFQQKVYLELTARGHRVRPGYKVGRHTIDLVVEGGTRRLAVACDGDAFAEGEDASTAAARQRDLERVDWTFIRIRGSRFHLDREQALAPLWAELERLGIEPVAPEPEESGAADDAATDGAEPTVEAAAGGEAAADRDVAVTWHVAETADVAWAGAGDAAVVGDGGPSEQRGASSHEAGGRDTARAQAPTGAAAALGAVPAPRGTDPRESLRGQALWATSAPTRPRAMTAGNGAAPTRATGATVPEAASAVRPTGPARSAVPTPAAPSPLPVREIPAAAFQRLVRELQQLQAAVDAPCEPPEGADAAQLVFLRKTQAEQRDRRTKRLAFLRTFLDSVGVGREGAIPDVVIPGALLRLEFDGQLDEDTLYTIAELPTEEADIVSPSSPLGHALTWQPTGREISYDASQGRSRTVVVREIRV
- a CDS encoding DEAD/DEAH box helicase, with the translated sequence MPRLALSDDFVADLISLQRPVQKEVNDAIQMFRSLTVPQLHASKGMHLEKLERARDPRIRTIRVTRFYRGVLLAPDDGSELFTLLRVAPHDEAINWACKRTYSVNGATGGLEVRNVEALEQMETYFETKAVQTPARLFAHHSDTVLRDLGIDEQVLRLARVCVTADDLTVMAPPMMPADQYEVLEYLAAGYSPQDVWEQLIASRGQTVRTAEDRPAVTLSEAILNTPNRIVEVTGPGELERILTEDFIRWRVFLHPAQRRHAYHAGFNGPAQVTGGPGTGKTVVALHRVRHLLRTGREGDRILLTTFTNAMAAALRDSLALLLGDADAHLLERVDVTTVDSLAARVIREARGSSPKPLSAASEKSAWVRAAAREDLPWSERFLSQEFRNVVLAQGLRTPEEYLRCVRRGRGTQVGRVQRARLWRVMERFTADLSSRDSATYTMVCDQAARILAEQGPRYRHVVVDEAQDLHPAQWRVLRACVAEQADDLFLVGDPHQRIYDSRVSLRSLGVNVRGRSSRLRLNYRSTEEILRWSASLLDGQPVGRLGEDDEDDGGRDSLRGYRSELHGRVPVARGHGNQDDELRALVEQIRTWIDQDGVKPSEVAVCARFNTLVDAVIARLRREGVPAVAVKDDPGPTVSGVRVATMHAMKGLEFRCVAVVGVTSNVLPFAPQVTPADEDAVQHRSDLLAEHCLLFVACTRARDALAISWSGERSRMLDPVTG